The following coding sequences lie in one Arachis ipaensis cultivar K30076 chromosome B05, Araip1.1, whole genome shotgun sequence genomic window:
- the LOC107643864 gene encoding sec14 cytosolic factor: MEPQMDEKIDIELTEMRKSVEKHGSTAEGYSDTTLMRFLIARSMDEDKAAKMFVQWRKWRTAMVPNGSIPESEVPDELEARKIYLQGLSHGKYPVMIVLTRNHFPAKDQIQFKKFVVYLLDKTIASGFKGREIGNEKLIGILDLQNISYKNVDARALITGFQFLQAYYPERLYKCYLLHMPWFFVSVWRLVSRFLEKATLEKIVIVSNDNEERAFIREVGEDVLPEEYGGKAKLVAIQDFQLTPPSEDGPASSL; this comes from the exons ATGGAGCCCCAAATGGATGAGAAAATAGATATTGAACTGACCGAGATGAGGAAATCTGTTGAGAAGCATGGCTCTACTGCAGAG GGGTATAGTGACACCACGCTGATGAGGTTCTTGATTGCTCGCTCAATGGATGAGGATAAAGCTGCAAAGATGTTTGTGCAATGGCGGAAATGGAGGACAGCCATGGTTCCTAATGGATCCATTCCAGAATCCGAAGTTCCAGATGAGTTGGAAGCTAGAAAGATCTATTTGCAGGGCTTGTCTCATGGTAAATACCCTGTCATGATTGTCCTCACAAGAAACCATTTCCCTGCCAAGGATCAGATCCAGTTCAAAA AATTTGTTGTATATCTTCTGGACAAGACAATTGCAAG TGGTTTCAAAGGAAGGGAGATAGGTAACGAAAAGTTGATTGGGATTCTTGATCTGCAGAATATTTCATATAAAAACGTAGATGCACGTGCATTAATCACTGGATTTCAGTTTTTACAG GCTTATTACCCTGAACGATTGTACAAGTGCTACCTCTTACATATGCCGTGGTTTTTTGTTAGCGTTTGGAGACTAGTTTCTCGCTTTCTCGAGAAGGCAACACTAGAAAAG ATTGTAATCGTTAGCAATGATAATGAGGAAAGGGCATTTATAAGAGAGGTCGGTGAAGACGTTCTTCCTGAAGAATATGGTGGGAAAGCAAAACTTGTAGCTATCCAAGATTTTCAATTGACGCCGCCATCGGAAGATGGACCAGCAAGTTCATTATAA